The Episyrphus balteatus chromosome 3, idEpiBalt1.1, whole genome shotgun sequence genome segment tcacattattttaatatagtttaaagtttgtgcatagttaaaaatcttaaaattaagaaatgaacaacaaagaataacatttcattactttgacgtcttaagtgtgaacatgtgtgcgtgattctggttttgattctgcctcaaaattcggaatcgattttctcttcttttcagaattagaactgtcattgagtgccaaacgatcagtttcagaatcgttcgggagaattccggacagtcccggacgaccaaacgaaaacgctataaggCTCTAGTCACCCCAAAACTTTGCTACCGGAAGAAAAACATCTAATTAAGATTTATTATGCCTGACACTTGTATTTCTAAATTTAAATGCTCCAGATTTCTTACTTATCTCTCTGAAGTCAAAGTTCATTCAGAAAACAAAACTCATCAACCATgatttcatatttcattcataaacacaaacaaaaattaaaatttctcttCCCGCCAAATATTtatgatttaattaatttttgtttttattttgtttctattttaggATTTCAAAAAGGTGAAATTCGTCCATTCCTAGTTGAGGGTCAACAAGTTGGTCTAATTAAATCGGATATTGCCAAACATTTGCTTAAATATCCTGAAGTATTTTGTATTCGTGATTGTGAATATACCAAGCAGGTAAAATAtatagattttgaaaatttccttgataagatatttaatatttttttgtatttattttgcagGGAATTGTCGAATTGAATCCAGCATTTCGTGATTATTCGGAGAGAACTGAAAAACTTGACAAGATCTTACGAGAAATAAGATCGAATGATATTTTTTCAGCTCTCGAAGGATGGCGTGATGAAGTAAGAACATTATAATCATTCCCCATTTTTGAATGGATCATTaattcttttatgttttttagtaTTACGAAGTAAAATCATCAGATTTTCGAAGTCTATTAAAAATGGATCGATCAGCAACATGTCTATTTGGTGTACGTAAATATGGTGTTGATATTAATGGCTATGTGCGACATCCAACACATGGCATATGTATTTGGCTACAACAACGTTCCAATACGAAAGAAACTTGGCCTGGCAAATGGGATAATATGGTTGGTGGTGGATTGTCTGTTGGCTATGGCATCCATGAGACAGCCGTTAAAGAAGCTGCCGAAGAAGCGTCCATTCCAAGCGATCTCATTAAGAATTTAGTTTCAGCTGGTTGCGTTTCGTTTTTCTTTGAAAGTGATCGTGGTCTATTTCCAAATACCGAATATGTTTTTGATTTGGAATTGCCAATTGATTTTGTGCCTCATAATGCCGATGGTGAGGTACAAGCTTTTGAGCTGCTTCCAGCTAAGGAGTGTATAGAGAAAGTATTTACTCCTGAATTTAAAACAACGAGTTGCCCAGTAGTTATTGATTTTCTTATTAGACATGGATATATTACTCCAGAAAATGGtaagaaagaatttttaattttttttttttttttttttttttttttaagtaaagttAAACTAGAATTTCATACATAATGGGtcatatgcatacaaaatagtaaatgcttttaattgaaaaattgttaagtatgaaattttttatccACATTTCGTACACctagtttatact includes the following:
- the LOC129916870 gene encoding uncharacterized protein LOC129916870, whose translation is MASSDIKLSRLFRLAQKFNNFYLTGFQKGEIRPFLVEGQQVGLIKSDIAKHLLKYPEVFCIRDCEYTKQGIVELNPAFRDYSERTEKLDKILREIRSNDIFSALEGWRDEYYEVKSSDFRSLLKMDRSATCLFGVRKYGVDINGYVRHPTHGICIWLQQRSNTKETWPGKWDNMVGGGLSVGYGIHETAVKEAAEEASIPSDLIKNLVSAGCVSFFFESDRGLFPNTEYVFDLELPIDFVPHNADGEVQAFELLPAKECIEKVFTPEFKTTSCPVVIDFLIRHGYITPENELHFTQIVELLHVPLQSLYTYKSRTESNITENGHLKNNN